The Solanum lycopersicum chromosome 9, SLM_r2.1 genome window below encodes:
- the LOC138337049 gene encoding homeobox-leucine zipper protein HDG8-like, with protein MYNQLVFYYINRPLTFLFLYSYSSIKRKLSKNMTGSGEEPAGEPSNSQNRSERHGQYHRHSMEQIQRLEAFFKKCPHPDEDQQKQLGREAGLDHKQVKFWFQNKRTQTKTQNERSINNALRKEKERFLCENKAMKEAMKNIMCPKCDGLPIGKEERERNLENMKTENQLLTEQYEKVSNLISHVVGRPYVMDSNLAPQKSTLRSTSNSSDGTLLNQEICGSLIRYPPLRQENNHNNNNVHTHSIMSPSPQEHDEYHHDSRQQKIMFETAVASMNEMVKLWEMNDPFWVDSSSDRRCFIHREIYGRKFSNQVLPYQTSMGRIESSKDFGIVSMTAIELIHNFLDPVKWMNLFPTIVTEAKTIEVLDSGTWGGSIQLMYEKLHILSPLVEAREFLFIRCCRQLDATTWIMVDISYDIFNEIQSGVPCYSWKFPSGCVIQDMGNGQSKVTWVEHVQVYEKYQVNSIFRDLLCDREAYGAKRWIVTLQRMSERCNFSMGSTYPTRHDFKGVFHDPEGVKNTIQVSQRMVKSFFEILSMTDYDGDFPTSSQVNRVDRISVRENEEIIEPKGFIAIATASLWLPLSFQDVFDFFKDDKTRNQWDILIGENNVIELDRVPTGTFLGNNITIIQPYNMHKEMLVLEETSIDEMGAFLVYAPIEIRAITSIVNGVDATKVPILPSGIIISPDGRLSSNSDNTANAQNGSILTVAFQILICGDNPTSKQQQFDVVASVHGVLGATILKIKEALGCSDL; from the exons ATGTACAATCAACTTGTTTTCTACTATATAAATAGACCACTTacatttctttttctctatAGCTACTCATCAATCAAAAG aaaattatccaaaaatatGACAGGTTCTGGGGAAGAACCTGCTGGAGAACCATCAAATTCCCAAAATAGATCGGAAAGGCATGGACAGTACCACAGACATTCTATGGAACAAATCCAAAGACTCGAAGC attcttcaagaaatgtCCACATCCAGATGAGGATCAACAAAAGCAATTGGGTAGGGAAGCAGGGCTTGACCATAAGCAGGTCAAGTTTTGGTTCCAAAACAAAAGGACTCAAACGAAG aCTCAAAATGAGAGATCCATTAACAATGCTCttcgaaaagaaaaagaaagatttcTTTGTGAAAACAAGGCAATGAAAGAGGCAATGAAGAATATTATGTGCCCAAAATGTGATGGACTGCCCATTGGAAAAGAAGAAAGGGAAcgtaatttagaaaatatgaaaacgGAAAATCAATTGTTGACAGAACAG TATGAAAAAGTATCAAATCTCATCTCACATGTTGTTGGAAGGCCTTATGTGATGGATTCAAATTTGGCACCACAAAAATCGACTCTTAgatcaacttcaaattcatCTGATGGAACTTTATTAAACCAAGAGATATGTGGCTCTCTCATTAGATATCCTCCTCTTCGCCAAGAaaacaatcataataataataatgttcatACACATTCAATAATGTCTCCATCACCACAGGAACATGATGAATATCATCATGATAGCAGGCAACAAAAGATTATGTTTGAGACTGCTGTTGCTTCTATGAATGAAATGGTTAAACTTTGGGAAATGAATGATCCATTTTGGGTAGATTCGTCAAGTGATAGGAGATGTTTTATTCATCGTGAGATTTAtggaagaaaattttcaaatcaagtTCTACCTTACCAAACATCAATGGGTCGAATTGAATCATCAAAGGATTTTGGAATTGTGTCAATGACTGCAATTGAGttgattcataattttcttGATCCA GTCAAATGGATGAACTTGTTTCCTACTATAGTCACAGAAGCTAAGActattgaagttcttgattcTGGTACTTGGGGAGGCTCTATACAATTG ATGTATGAAAAGTTGCATATTTTATCGCCTCTAGTTGAAGCTAGAGAATTTCTCTTCATACGTTGTTGTAGACAACTTGATGCAACAACATGGATCATGGTGGATATTTCATATGATATATTCAATGAGATTCAGAGTGGTGTACCTTGTTATTCTTGGAAGTTCCCATCTGGTTGTGTAATTCAAGATATGGGCAATGGCCAAAGTAAG GTTACTTGGGTGGAACATGTTCAAGTATATGAAAAATATCAGGTTAATAGTATCTTTAGAGATTTATTGTGTGATCGTGAAGCATACGGAGCTAAAAGATGGATTGTTACACTTCAAAGGATGAGTGAGAGATGTAATTTTTCAATGGGTTCAACATACCCTACTAGGCATGATTTCAAAGGAG tGTTTCATGATCCAGAAGGGGTGAAAAATACGATACAAGTATCTCAAAGGATGGTGAAGagtttttttgaaattctaagCATGACAGACTACGATGGAGATTTTCCAACTTCATCACAGGTAAACCGTGTAGATAGGATTTCAGtaagagaaaatgaagaaattatcgAACCAAAAGGCTTTATTGCTATTGCCACTGCTTCTCTATGGCTTCCTCTTTCATTCCAAGATGTCTTCGATTTCTTCAAAGATGACAAGACAAGAAATCAG tGGGATATTTTGATTGGTGAAAATAATGTGATTGAGTTAGATCGAGTACCTACAGGAACTTTTTTGGGAAACAACATTACAATTATTCAg CCTTATAATATGCATAAGGAAATGTTAGTGCTTGAAGAGACGAGTATTGATGAAATGGGAGCATTTTTAGTCTATGCACCCATAGAGATACGAGCAATCACTTCAATTGTCAATGGAGTTGATGCAACAAAAGTTCCCATTTTGCCCTCTGGTATCATCATAAGTCCCGATGGACGGCTCTCCTCGAATAGCGACAACACTGCAAATGCACAAAATGGTTCAATTTTGACAGTGGCTTTTCAAATATTGATTTGTGGTGATAATCCAACCTCCAAGCAGCAACAATTTGATGTAGTGGCTTCTGTTCATGGCGTTTTAGGTGccacaattttaaaaatcaaagaagCATTGGGTTGCTCTGATTTGTGA